GGACGGGCAGAGCATCGAGGACTTCGAGAAGGACCTGAAGGGCAACCTTTACAAGGTATGGAACCGTATGTCGTCGGGCTCGTACTTCCCGCCGCCGGTGCGCGCGGTGGAGATTCCTAAGCCAAGCGGAGGCGGCACGAGAATGCTCGGCATTCCCGCTGTCGCCGATCGTGTGGCCCAGACCGTCGTTGCCCGGCATCTGATGCGAAGGGTGGACCCTGTATTCCACCCGGACAGCTACGGATACCGGCCTGGTCGGTCCGCCTTGGACGCGGTGGAAAGGTGCCGGGAGCGCTGCTGGAAGCGGGACTGGGTGGTGGAGTTCGACATCGCCAAGTTCTTCGACAGCGTGCCCTGGGACCTGCTGGTCAAGGCGGTGGAGGCTCACACCGACGCCGTTTGGGTGAACTTGTACGTGCGGCGGTGGCTCGCCGCCCCGCTCGTCCTGCCCGATGGCTCCCTGCTGGAACGGGAACGCGGAACCCCGCAAGGGGCCCCGGTGTCTCCCGTCCTGGCGAACCTGTTCCTGCACTACGCGTTCGACACCTGGATGGCCCGGGAGTTCCCGAGCGTCTGGTTCGAACGCTATGCGGACGATGCGGTGCTGCACTGCGTCACCGAGCGCCAGGCCCGCCATGTGCTGGCCGCGCTCAGGGACAGGATGGTCGAGGTCGGGTTGCAGCTGCACCCGGACAAGACCCGGATCGTCTACTGCAAGGACTCGTACCGGCGTG
The Streptomyces sp. NBC_01485 genome window above contains:
- the ltrA gene encoding group II intron reverse transcriptase/maturase; translation: MGQLKSQIKPFDISKWEVKEAWEEVRSHRGAPGVDGQSIEDFEKDLKGNLYKVWNRMSSGSYFPPPVRAVEIPKPSGGGTRMLGIPAVADRVAQTVVARHLMRRVDPVFHPDSYGYRPGRSALDAVERCRERCWKRDWVVEFDIAKFFDSVPWDLLVKAVEAHTDAVWVNLYVRRWLAAPLVLPDGSLLERERGTPQGAPVSPVLANLFLHYAFDTWMAREFPSVWFERYADDAVLHCVTERQARHVLAALRDRMVEVGLQLHPDKTRIVYCKDSYRRGSYEHTSFTFLGYTFRPRKNRNRHGKQFLSFEPAISRQALTRIGREVRSWQLHLRSGTSFGDLARTINRVVGGWINYYGRFRPWELFPFVMRINAYLVRWIRKKYKRLASRRKAHAKLVEIAQRYPRMFAHWRLTTAACEI